The Cystobacter fuscus DSM 2262 genome contains a region encoding:
- a CDS encoding TonB-dependent receptor domain-containing protein: protein MRVFRLGLLLSLLFGPPCAWAGNTADEADVAFELGNEAYARREYVQALRSYFASYRLVPNRNVLFNIARCYEALGRYNEAYRYYHDLALEDLPEADATKVNHSLTRLRPKVALVRVTTEPPGAEVLVDREDLGSRGLSPQTLALPPGAHTVVVHKKGYRRAEATIQLTRGQAVVQAFTLELITGTVRLSGTPGGAEVRASPEGPVLGQVPGDLRFTPGPHVLHVSAPGHVPAQLLVDVPADDEVTLGVALAPREEPTGRLIITANRDNASVRVDGRPAGFTPTVLTLPHGEHTLEVESPNLSAMRQGVYVVANQETRIHAELRYLPPSVRAASKNLVSVDEAPASTTVITQEELRAFGYTTLAEALAAVRGIFVSDDRTYTYLGVRGFAPPGDFNTRILTLWDGHPLNDMVAGQGHVARDLAVDLEEVERIEVVRGPGSALYGTGAFFAVINVVPRDTLGGDQHVEVTAGAGALGTTRLRVTTAWESGPGSFLLSGAWVGMRGAEVTRLGEDLPAVVGLDGERAATASLRARLGGLSFHAQLHGRTKESPVGPFGTELGVPGTRIQDVRGFAEVRYDKQLGERVNLSLRGAYDASRYQGYWMYSMPTLAGERLDTDAARADWLSAETRLRLRFRDTHHFTLGLEGQAQLRVEQEVDPLGSSLVLSQPRGNFSAYVLDEWRLHPRLSLSAGLRVDRYFNNLKTLPFTPRLALIGRPYARGLTKLVVGSAFRAPTPFELDYQDNGRTQIAAGTLEPETISTLELEHAHNLTDELRLTVAGYANKIRHLVALSEQPGPPQCTGGPLGSMPCIVFVNRPGETSAFGAEAGLRWQPGRFMLVDLNYSFVTLVNAAEEEAGATPTHLASGRLLLPLADGNLRLATQATYQSARGRPSDDGTAYGKALLLDVGLSGELPYLRYFAGVRNLLDTQYALALGDERAAGPVPQYGRTFTLQISGSF, encoded by the coding sequence ATGCGCGTGTTCCGACTCGGCCTCCTGCTGTCGCTGCTGTTCGGACCGCCGTGCGCATGGGCTGGCAACACCGCGGACGAGGCGGACGTGGCGTTCGAGCTGGGCAACGAGGCCTATGCCCGGCGTGAGTATGTCCAGGCGCTGCGCTCCTACTTCGCCAGCTACCGCCTGGTGCCCAACCGCAACGTCCTCTTCAACATCGCCCGGTGCTACGAGGCCCTGGGCCGCTACAACGAGGCCTACCGCTACTACCACGACCTGGCCCTGGAGGATCTCCCGGAGGCGGACGCCACCAAGGTGAACCACTCGCTCACGCGGCTGCGTCCCAAGGTGGCCCTGGTGCGTGTCACCACCGAGCCGCCCGGCGCCGAGGTGCTCGTGGACCGGGAGGATCTGGGCAGCCGGGGCCTGTCGCCCCAGACGCTCGCGCTGCCCCCCGGCGCCCACACGGTGGTGGTGCACAAGAAGGGCTACCGCCGCGCCGAGGCGACCATCCAGCTCACGCGGGGCCAGGCGGTGGTCCAGGCCTTCACGCTGGAGCTCATCACCGGCACGGTGCGGCTGTCGGGCACGCCCGGGGGCGCCGAGGTGCGCGCGTCGCCGGAGGGCCCCGTGCTCGGACAGGTGCCCGGGGACTTGCGCTTCACCCCGGGGCCGCACGTGCTCCACGTGAGCGCGCCCGGCCATGTCCCGGCCCAGTTGCTCGTGGACGTACCCGCCGATGACGAGGTGACGCTGGGCGTGGCGCTCGCCCCGCGCGAGGAGCCCACGGGACGTCTCATCATCACCGCCAACCGCGACAACGCCTCGGTGCGCGTGGATGGCCGCCCCGCGGGCTTCACCCCCACCGTGCTCACCCTCCCCCACGGCGAGCACACCCTGGAGGTGGAGAGCCCCAACCTCAGCGCCATGCGCCAGGGCGTCTACGTGGTGGCCAACCAGGAGACGCGCATCCACGCCGAGCTGCGCTACCTGCCCCCCTCCGTGCGCGCCGCGTCCAAGAACCTGGTGTCCGTGGACGAGGCCCCCGCCTCCACCACCGTCATCACCCAGGAGGAGCTGCGCGCCTTTGGCTACACCACGCTCGCCGAGGCGCTCGCGGCCGTGCGCGGCATCTTCGTCTCGGATGACCGGACCTATACCTACCTGGGGGTGCGGGGCTTCGCTCCCCCGGGTGACTTCAACACCCGCATCCTCACCCTCTGGGACGGCCACCCGCTCAACGACATGGTGGCGGGCCAGGGCCACGTGGCGAGGGACCTGGCGGTGGACCTGGAAGAGGTGGAGCGCATCGAGGTGGTGCGTGGCCCGGGCAGCGCCCTGTACGGCACGGGCGCCTTCTTCGCCGTCATCAACGTGGTGCCGCGCGACACGCTGGGGGGGGATCAGCACGTGGAGGTCACCGCCGGGGCGGGGGCGCTGGGCACCACCCGGCTGCGCGTCACCACGGCGTGGGAGTCCGGTCCCGGCTCGTTCCTGCTGTCCGGCGCCTGGGTGGGGATGCGAGGCGCGGAGGTGACGCGGCTGGGCGAGGACCTGCCCGCGGTGGTGGGCCTGGATGGGGAGCGCGCCGCCACCGCCTCGCTCCGGGCGCGCCTGGGCGGCCTCAGCTTCCACGCCCAGTTGCACGGCCGCACCAAGGAGAGCCCCGTGGGACCCTTCGGCACGGAGCTCGGGGTCCCGGGCACGCGGATCCAGGACGTCCGCGGCTTCGCCGAGGTGCGCTACGACAAACAGCTCGGCGAGCGGGTGAACCTGTCGCTGCGCGGCGCCTATGACGCCAGCCGCTACCAGGGCTACTGGATGTACTCGATGCCCACTCTGGCCGGGGAGCGGCTCGACACCGACGCCGCGCGCGCCGACTGGCTGTCCGCCGAGACCCGGCTGCGCCTGCGCTTCCGCGACACCCACCACTTCACGCTGGGCCTGGAAGGCCAGGCGCAGCTGCGCGTGGAGCAGGAAGTCGACCCCCTGGGCTCGAGCCTCGTGCTGAGCCAGCCCCGCGGCAACTTCTCCGCCTATGTCCTGGACGAGTGGCGGTTGCATCCCCGGCTGAGCCTCAGCGCGGGCCTGCGCGTGGACCGCTACTTCAACAATCTGAAGACGCTGCCCTTCACGCCGCGCCTGGCCCTCATCGGACGCCCCTACGCGCGGGGCCTCACCAAGCTGGTGGTGGGCAGTGCCTTCCGGGCGCCCACCCCTTTCGAGCTCGACTATCAGGACAACGGCAGGACCCAGATCGCCGCGGGCACGCTCGAGCCCGAGACCATCTCCACCCTGGAACTCGAGCACGCGCACAACCTCACGGACGAACTGCGCCTCACCGTGGCGGGCTACGCCAACAAGATCCGCCACCTCGTGGCGCTCAGCGAGCAGCCGGGACCCCCCCAGTGCACGGGAGGCCCCCTCGGCTCCATGCCCTGCATCGTCTTCGTCAACCGCCCCGGGGAGACCAGCGCCTTTGGCGCCGAGGCGGGCCTGCGTTGGCAGCCGGGACGCTTCATGCTCGTGGACCTGAACTACTCCTTCGTCACCCTGGTCAATGCCGCCGAGGAGGAGGCCGGCGCCACCCCGACGCACCTGGCGTCGGGACGGCTGCTGCTGCCCCTGGCCGATGGCAACCTGCGCCTGGCCACCCAGGCCACCTACCAGAGCGCTCGCGGACGACCGAGCGACGACGGCACCGCGTATGGCAAGGCGCTGCTACTCGACGTGGGCCTGTCCGGGGAGCTGCCCTACCTGCGCTACTTCGCCGGGGTGCGCAACCTGCTGGATACCCAGTACGCCCTGGCACTCGGAGACGAGCGCGCCGCGGGGCCCGTGCCCCAGTACGGGCGTACCTTCACGCTCCAGATCTCCGGCTCCTTCTGA
- a CDS encoding HIT family protein — protein MSDVDVNDPCRGCALVSGSLHPVGGVLARSAGLVLHGLAGPSPLPGWVVLTSVRHARALYDLDEEAARELGPFAARVMRAQREVLGAEHAYAFAIGDVLRHFHLHLVPRYRDTPARLWGRGAFDAAPGDFRPDAELEAAARALAAAL, from the coding sequence ATGAGTGACGTGGACGTGAACGACCCCTGCCGGGGCTGTGCCCTCGTGAGCGGCAGCCTCCACCCCGTGGGGGGTGTGCTCGCCCGCTCGGCCGGGCTGGTGCTGCATGGGCTGGCGGGGCCGAGCCCCCTGCCCGGCTGGGTGGTGCTCACCAGCGTGCGCCATGCCCGCGCGCTGTACGACCTGGACGAGGAGGCGGCACGGGAGCTGGGCCCCTTCGCCGCGCGGGTGATGCGCGCGCAGCGCGAGGTGCTCGGCGCCGAGCACGCCTATGCGTTCGCCATCGGGGACGTGCTGCGCCACTTCCACCTGCACCTGGTGCCGCGCTACCGGGACACGCCCGCACGGCTGTGGGGGCGGGGGGCCTTCGACGCCGCCCCCGGCGACTTCCGCCCGGACGCGGAGCTGGAGGCCGCGGCGCGGGCCCTCGCCGCCGCCCTGTGA
- a CDS encoding carboxypeptidase-like regulatory domain-containing protein has protein sequence MKKHWAVVLPLLVLACGPKDENGDGIADGVRDPDSVSVVAPANPKGTVSGQVLDTAMQPLAGASIRLTIGSDTAEGKYVVQTDGLGNFMIKNVPAGSTVLVTIAKEGYATLRASAVVPSSAGNIPINDGNASLGLVMLAKTQSKVSFTLLTDKGQPAVGAQAFLEAYPAGLISAAGTTVQATSTVTATPAVADAMGVVTFNNVPSPSELTRIGTPVTGSTTPDGTASYRLWVDPVDVNGDGVIDSGGYAAPISAAVLLKSGSQIITLNPAKNSGGSTTFSLVATNVPSLQLTPVSPAEARKPLRNLLRPGEPIVLGFSQPVARDSLIAILTSESGQTAIDLTVTPNETGDVYMLTPAANSTLEGQEYNLILRATSAYSGAMQTWKGYFVSGDVKTPRPLQLESVTFRDGATGTAGVLDPGECIILTFNQVVTSTSFQLDAFLLNGTDSKPVKPQPAPYPSGVTACFGSEGTKIPIDTVSFQATPRFYFTYGTPAEPNLPPINPNSTTARIRVDFSKFQQQDFSLYYETAWGAPVPSTTVLEKVLTPPVR, from the coding sequence ATGAAGAAGCATTGGGCAGTCGTGTTGCCGCTCCTCGTGTTGGCGTGCGGACCCAAGGACGAGAATGGCGACGGCATCGCCGATGGCGTCCGCGATCCGGACTCCGTGTCGGTGGTGGCTCCGGCCAATCCGAAGGGCACCGTCTCCGGGCAGGTGCTCGATACCGCGATGCAGCCGCTCGCGGGCGCCTCGATCCGGCTGACCATCGGCAGCGACACCGCTGAAGGCAAGTACGTCGTCCAGACCGACGGCCTGGGCAACTTCATGATCAAGAACGTGCCGGCCGGCTCCACCGTCCTGGTGACCATCGCCAAGGAGGGCTACGCCACCCTGCGCGCCAGCGCCGTCGTGCCCTCCAGCGCGGGCAACATCCCCATCAACGACGGCAACGCGAGCCTCGGCCTCGTCATGCTCGCCAAGACCCAGAGCAAGGTGAGCTTCACGCTGCTCACGGACAAGGGCCAGCCCGCGGTGGGCGCCCAGGCGTTCCTCGAGGCCTATCCCGCCGGATTGATCTCCGCCGCGGGCACCACCGTCCAGGCCACCAGCACGGTCACCGCCACTCCCGCCGTGGCGGACGCCATGGGCGTCGTCACCTTCAACAACGTGCCCTCGCCCTCGGAGCTCACCCGCATCGGGACCCCGGTGACGGGGTCGACCACCCCCGATGGCACGGCGTCCTACCGTCTCTGGGTGGACCCGGTCGACGTGAACGGTGATGGCGTCATCGACTCGGGTGGCTATGCCGCCCCCATCAGTGCCGCGGTGCTGCTCAAGTCGGGCTCGCAGATCATCACCCTGAACCCGGCGAAGAACAGCGGCGGCTCCACCACCTTCAGCCTGGTGGCCACCAACGTGCCCAGCCTCCAGCTGACGCCCGTGTCGCCCGCGGAGGCGAGGAAGCCCCTGCGCAACCTGCTGCGGCCCGGCGAGCCCATCGTCCTGGGCTTCAGCCAGCCCGTGGCGCGTGACTCGCTCATCGCCATCCTCACCAGCGAGTCCGGGCAGACCGCCATCGACCTGACCGTGACGCCCAACGAAACGGGCGACGTGTACATGCTCACCCCCGCGGCGAACAGCACCCTCGAGGGCCAGGAGTACAACCTCATCCTGCGCGCCACCTCGGCCTACTCCGGTGCCATGCAGACGTGGAAGGGCTACTTCGTCAGCGGCGACGTGAAGACCCCGCGCCCGCTGCAACTCGAGTCCGTCACCTTCAGGGACGGCGCCACCGGGACGGCGGGTGTCCTGGATCCGGGCGAGTGCATCATCCTCACCTTCAACCAGGTGGTGACCTCCACCTCCTTCCAGCTCGATGCCTTCCTGTTGAACGGGACGGACTCCAAGCCCGTCAAGCCCCAGCCGGCGCCCTACCCCAGCGGTGTGACGGCCTGCTTCGGCAGTGAGGGCACGAAGATTCCCATCGACACGGTGAGCTTCCAGGCCACCCCGCGCTTCTACTTCACGTATGGCACGCCGGCCGAACCCAACCTGCCTCCCATCAACCCCAACAGCACCACGGCGCGCATCCGGGTGGATTTCAGCAAGTTCCAGCAGCAGGACTTCTCCCTGTACTACGAGACGGCGTGGGGCGCCCCCGTGCCCTCCACGACCGTGCTGGAGAAGGTGCTCACGCCGCCCGTGCGTTAA
- a CDS encoding response regulator, which yields MTVPLTHRQRVLVVDDFDDAREMYAEYLEFVGFQVDVARNGVEAVEKAQGALPDIILMDLSLPVMDGWEATRRLKQDQRTRNIPVMALSGHVLAGNAEQARQAGADEFVAKPCLPQDLEDRIRRMLKPSKSKNQP from the coding sequence ATGACTGTACCCCTCACGCACCGCCAGCGGGTGCTCGTGGTCGATGACTTCGATGACGCCCGCGAGATGTACGCGGAGTACCTGGAATTCGTTGGGTTTCAGGTGGATGTGGCCCGCAATGGGGTGGAGGCGGTGGAGAAGGCCCAGGGCGCTCTCCCCGACATCATCCTCATGGACCTGTCCCTGCCGGTGATGGATGGCTGGGAGGCCACGCGCCGGCTCAAGCAGGATCAACGCACCCGCAACATCCCCGTCATGGCGCTCAGCGGCCACGTGCTGGCCGGCAACGCCGAGCAGGCGCGCCAGGCGGGCGCGGACGAGTTCGTCGCCAAGCCGTGCCTCCCCCAGGATCTGGAGGACCGCATCCGCCGGATGCTCAAGCCGAGCAAGTCCAAGAACCAGCCCTGA
- a CDS encoding bifunctional serine/threonine-protein kinase/formylglycine-generating enzyme family protein codes for MGTLPTSRESADGWSPPEAFDEYRLVRLLGRGTTGRVYLAQDTLLERPVAVKFVRALGPGALSRFLVEARAAARVQHPNVVTLYRVGQLDNHPFLVSEFVRGSSLERLPKPLPWEQVLALGRGLARGLGAAHRRGVLHRDIKPANALLTETGEVKLLDFGLAKLLDEGPAPREDTPPPREPGALAALELPPEALAGSLDGVELPSLPEGMLVGTPYYMSPEAWAGMELTARSDVYSLGLVLYELCAGQGPFRHVPPRELALAVCTQDARPLREAVPGVDADFAAVVDRCLRLVPEERFASAVSLLDALGQLARDEAADALPEGNPYRGLQPFEAEHRALFFGRRREQREVLERLRAEPFLLITGDSGVGKSSLCLAGVLPRLGEGALEDGRRWRGVRVIPGRHPLTALTVALAPALAMGEEALGNLLRADPTGLARQLRVRLSSDQGLAVYVDQLEELVTLSDGGEAARVGRALGELAEGVPGVRLLATCRSDFLTRLTAVPGLGAAVPGALYLLRALGPEESHEAVVGPARAKGVHFESEALVDALVASISATEGGLPLLQFALAELWEAREGSVITQAALDSLGGVAGALARHADAAVARLLPDQRAVARGVLLRLITPEGTRARKTDGELVGDDPRQRAVLEALVRARLLVAREVDGGTSYEVAHEVLLSDWGMLARWLAEAAERREVQARLQADSAHWEQVGHARDLLWGSWQLAEARLLEPAELTRRERAFLEASRRTLVRSRHLRRALAVGFLLSLVLVYAGLQLREVSERNAVVRGWLDEAASALEAARHERDVFSGARREAFELYDTGERERGDAAWARSLLAEAALHRRLDEVGDQLEHALVLDPSREDVREALADFLLERAFHAEQALEEGALPALLQRLRLYDAHGERWRHWTAPARVTLTLPVEGAVVELRPVSRDVEGREVLGEPVPVEPGPWVEREITPGDWRLVVRARGHEPVILPLRLARGERRHLTPRLLPEASLPRGFLHVPAGRVLFGSAADASVRGFFNALPLHPKHTEDFLIARHETTYAEWMEYLAALPPGERARRLPHTSTAYHGRLALEWVGGSWRLDFQPGGVPYRVRAGQRLLYAKRERRMSQDWLRFPVTGISFEDAEAYVAWLGRTGRVPGARLCTELEWERAARGEDGREFPHGDALAPDDANVDMTYGKEPGGFGPDEVGSHPASRSPFGVEDLAGNAFEWTRSAVEPGRVVARGGAYYFAAGSARVANRELPERTLRDITVGLRVCADVPPGG; via the coding sequence GTGGGCACCCTTCCAACCTCGCGCGAGAGCGCCGATGGGTGGAGTCCACCCGAGGCGTTCGACGAATACCGGCTGGTGCGCCTCTTGGGCCGTGGCACCACGGGACGCGTGTACCTCGCCCAGGACACGCTGCTCGAGCGGCCCGTGGCGGTGAAGTTCGTGCGCGCCCTGGGCCCCGGCGCCCTCAGCCGCTTCCTCGTGGAAGCCCGGGCCGCGGCGCGCGTCCAACACCCCAACGTCGTCACCCTCTACCGGGTGGGACAGTTGGACAACCATCCCTTCCTCGTCTCCGAGTTCGTCCGGGGCTCCTCGCTGGAGCGGCTCCCCAAGCCGCTGCCCTGGGAGCAGGTGCTGGCGCTCGGGCGGGGTCTGGCCCGGGGGCTGGGAGCCGCGCACCGGCGGGGCGTGCTGCACCGCGACATCAAACCGGCCAACGCGCTGCTCACCGAGACGGGGGAGGTGAAGCTCCTGGACTTCGGGCTGGCCAAGCTGCTGGACGAGGGCCCAGCCCCGCGCGAGGACACGCCGCCGCCGCGTGAGCCGGGGGCGCTCGCCGCCCTGGAGCTGCCGCCCGAGGCCCTGGCGGGCTCGCTCGACGGGGTGGAGCTGCCATCCCTGCCCGAGGGCATGCTGGTGGGGACTCCTTATTACATGTCCCCGGAGGCCTGGGCGGGCATGGAGCTCACCGCGCGCAGCGACGTGTACTCGCTGGGCCTGGTGCTCTACGAGCTGTGCGCGGGCCAGGGCCCCTTCCGCCACGTGCCCCCGCGCGAGCTGGCGCTGGCGGTGTGCACCCAGGACGCCCGGCCCCTGCGCGAGGCCGTGCCGGGCGTGGACGCGGACTTCGCGGCCGTGGTGGACCGGTGCCTGCGGCTCGTGCCCGAGGAGCGCTTCGCCTCGGCCGTGTCGCTGCTGGACGCGCTGGGGCAGCTCGCGCGTGACGAGGCGGCGGACGCGCTGCCCGAGGGCAACCCCTACCGGGGCCTGCAACCCTTCGAGGCCGAGCACCGCGCGCTCTTCTTCGGCCGCCGACGCGAGCAGCGCGAGGTGCTCGAGCGGCTGCGCGCCGAGCCCTTCCTGCTCATCACCGGCGACTCCGGGGTGGGCAAGTCCTCGCTGTGCCTCGCGGGCGTGCTGCCGCGCCTGGGCGAGGGCGCGCTGGAGGATGGGCGGCGCTGGCGTGGGGTGCGGGTGATTCCGGGGCGGCATCCTCTCACCGCGCTCACCGTCGCCCTCGCTCCCGCGCTCGCCATGGGCGAGGAGGCCCTGGGCAACCTGCTGCGCGCGGACCCCACGGGCCTGGCGCGCCAACTGCGCGTGCGCTTGAGCTCGGACCAGGGGCTCGCCGTCTACGTGGATCAGCTCGAGGAACTGGTGACGCTCTCGGACGGTGGGGAGGCGGCGCGGGTGGGGCGCGCGCTCGGGGAGCTGGCCGAGGGCGTGCCCGGGGTGCGGCTGCTCGCCACGTGCCGCAGCGACTTCCTCACCCGGCTCACGGCGGTGCCGGGCCTGGGCGCGGCGGTGCCCGGGGCGCTCTACCTCCTGCGGGCGCTCGGCCCCGAGGAGAGCCACGAGGCGGTGGTGGGCCCCGCGCGCGCCAAGGGCGTGCACTTCGAGTCCGAGGCGCTGGTGGACGCGCTCGTGGCCTCCATCTCGGCCACGGAGGGCGGACTGCCGCTGTTGCAGTTCGCGCTCGCCGAGCTGTGGGAGGCGCGCGAGGGGAGCGTCATCACCCAGGCGGCGCTCGACAGCCTGGGCGGGGTGGCCGGAGCGCTGGCCCGGCACGCGGACGCGGCCGTGGCGCGCCTGCTGCCGGATCAACGCGCGGTGGCGCGGGGCGTGCTCTTGCGCCTCATCACCCCGGAGGGCACCCGGGCGCGCAAGACGGACGGAGAGCTGGTGGGGGATGATCCCCGCCAGCGCGCGGTGCTCGAGGCGCTGGTGCGCGCGCGCCTGCTCGTGGCGCGCGAGGTGGACGGGGGCACGAGCTACGAGGTGGCCCACGAGGTGTTGCTCAGTGACTGGGGCATGCTCGCGCGCTGGCTGGCCGAGGCGGCCGAGCGCCGCGAGGTGCAGGCACGCCTCCAGGCGGACTCCGCGCACTGGGAGCAGGTGGGCCACGCGCGCGACTTGCTCTGGGGCTCGTGGCAGCTCGCCGAGGCGCGCCTGTTGGAGCCCGCGGAGCTCACCCGCCGCGAGCGCGCCTTCCTGGAGGCCTCGCGCCGCACGCTGGTGCGCAGCCGGCACCTGCGGCGGGCGCTCGCCGTGGGGTTCCTCCTCTCGCTGGTGCTCGTGTACGCGGGCCTGCAACTGCGCGAGGTGAGCGAGCGGAACGCGGTGGTGCGCGGCTGGCTGGACGAGGCCGCGAGCGCCCTGGAGGCCGCGCGGCACGAGCGCGACGTCTTCTCCGGCGCGCGGCGCGAGGCCTTCGAGCTCTATGACACCGGGGAGCGGGAGCGGGGTGACGCGGCGTGGGCGCGCTCGCTCCTGGCGGAGGCCGCGTTGCACCGCCGCCTGGACGAGGTGGGGGACCAGTTGGAGCACGCGCTCGTGTTGGATCCATCGCGCGAGGACGTGCGCGAGGCCCTGGCGGACTTCCTCCTGGAGCGGGCCTTCCATGCCGAGCAGGCGCTGGAGGAGGGAGCGCTGCCGGCGCTGTTGCAGCGCTTGCGGCTGTACGACGCGCACGGGGAGCGCTGGCGGCACTGGACGGCGCCCGCGCGCGTGACGCTCACGCTGCCGGTGGAGGGGGCGGTGGTGGAGTTGCGGCCCGTGTCCCGGGACGTGGAGGGACGCGAGGTGCTCGGCGAGCCGGTGCCGGTGGAGCCGGGGCCGTGGGTGGAGCGGGAGATCACCCCGGGAGACTGGCGGCTGGTGGTGCGGGCGCGGGGCCACGAGCCGGTGATCCTCCCACTGCGGCTGGCGCGGGGAGAGCGCCGGCACCTGACGCCGAGGTTGTTGCCCGAGGCGAGCCTGCCCCGGGGGTTCCTCCATGTGCCGGCGGGGCGGGTGCTGTTCGGGAGCGCGGCGGACGCGAGCGTGCGCGGCTTCTTCAACGCCCTGCCGTTGCACCCCAAGCACACGGAGGACTTCCTCATCGCGCGGCACGAGACGACGTACGCGGAGTGGATGGAGTATCTCGCCGCGCTGCCTCCGGGCGAGCGCGCGCGGCGCCTGCCGCACACGAGCACGGCCTACCATGGGCGGCTCGCGCTGGAGTGGGTGGGGGGCAGCTGGCGTCTGGACTTCCAGCCGGGGGGAGTGCCGTACCGGGTGCGTGCCGGACAACGGCTGCTCTACGCGAAGCGGGAGCGGCGGATGTCTCAGGACTGGCTGCGCTTTCCCGTCACGGGCATTTCCTTCGAGGACGCGGAGGCGTACGTGGCGTGGCTGGGCCGGACGGGGCGGGTGCCGGGGGCGCGGTTGTGCACGGAGCTGGAGTGGGAGCGCGCGGCCCGGGGCGAGGACGGACGCGAGTTCCCCCATGGGGACGCGCTCGCGCCGGACGATGCCAACGTGGACATGACGTATGGCAAGGAGCCCGGGGGCTTTGGCCCCGACGAGGTGGGCTCGCACCCGGCGTCGCGCAGTCCCTTCGGGGTGGAGGACCTGGCGGGCAATGCCTTCGAGTGGACGCGCTCGGCGGTGGAGCCGGGGCGCGTGGTGGCGAGGGGCGGCGCGTACTACTTCGCCGCCGGCTCGGCGCGGGTGGCCAACCGCGAGCTGCCCGAGCGCACCCTGCGGGACATCACCGTGGGCCTGCGCGTGTGCGCCGACGTGCCCCCGGGCGGTTGA